In a single window of the Zea mays cultivar B73 chromosome 5, Zm-B73-REFERENCE-NAM-5.0, whole genome shotgun sequence genome:
- the LOC103627042 gene encoding putative pectinesterase 63 has protein sequence MESRRKNQQKTSYIVISIQLLAALLLLELVSLVPGASCEELPLDFWVSALRGVGAKDVSTADGCTKKNKDTVLCSAQANTVTNFINPTNSEEQGYRTIGESIANIPDDSTKRYILILSGGTVYREKVLVSKSKPFVTIRSDDPINPAIIVWNDTAATLGKDSKPLGVDGSSTMTVESDYFIAYGVVFRNDAAAAAKKKKAEGEAPALRVLGTKATFYNCTIEGGQGALYDQMGLHYFKSCTIRGTIDFIFGSAKSFYEDCAIVSVNNMEEIMTLPVAPPQLDIHDNPIKVAPGKGGFSFKTCTITGEGQQIFLGRMGTPSIYSYTQIAKEVVPIIYDKGNIFMPSNMTGRRCATFKCYGPGLEKIWHVKLRYAEAIYFLGTDFINGDSWILSIPPTDAETLLSV, from the exons ATGGAGAGCAGGAGGAAGAATCAACAGAAGACGAGCTACATTGTAATTTCCATCCAGCTCCTAGCGGCCCTCCTACTCTTGGAGCTTGTGTCGCTAGTGCCGGGGGCGTCATGCGAGGAGTTGCCCTTGGATTTTTGGGTGAGTGCACTACGCGGGGTCGGGGCAAAGGACGTTTCAACAGCCGATGGATGCACCAAGAAGAATAAGGACACCGTGCTCTGCTCTGCCCAGGCTAACACGGTAACCAATTTCATCAACCCTACCAACTCTGAGGAACAAGGCTATAGGACCATCGGGGAGTCCATCGCTAACATCCCTGATGATAGCACCAAACGGTACATCCTCATCCTCAGCGGTGGCACCGTGTACCGAGAGAAGGTATTGGTGAGCAAAAGCAAGCCATTCGTCACCATAAGATCAGATGACCCCATCAACCCTGCCATCATTGTGTGGAACGACACTGCCGCCACCCTGGGGAAGGATAGCAAGCCCCTTGGAGTAGATGGTAGTAGCACCATGACCGTAGAGTCCGACTACTTCATTGCCTATGGTGTCGTCTTTAGGAATGATGCTGCAGCAGCAGCGAAGAAGAAGAAGGCAGAAGGCGAGGCGCCAGCGTTGCGGGTGCTAGGAAc aaAGGCAACCTTCTACAACTGCACAATTGAAGGTGGACAAGGCGCCCTGTATGACCAGATGGGGCTGCACTACTTCAAGTCCTGCACCATCAGGGGCACCATCGACTTCATCTTTGGCTCTGCCAAGTCCTTTTACGAGGACTGCGCCATTGTTTCCGTGAACAACATGGAGGAGATCATGACCTTGCCTGTGGCACCACCTCAACTTGACATTCACGACAATCCAATCAAGGTTGCCCCAGGGAAGGGAGGCTTCTCCTTCAAGACATGTACCATCACCGGGGAAGGGCAACAAATCTTCCTCGGAAGGATGGGCACGCCTTCCATCTACTCCTACACCCAGATTGCTAAGGAGGTTGTGCCCATAATCTACGACAAAGGGAACATCTTCATGCCCAGTAATAT GACTGGTAGACGATGTGCCACTTTCAAGTGCTATGGACCTGGGTTAGAGAAAATATGGCACGTCAAACTTAGATACGCTGAAGCCATATACTTTCTTGGGACAGATTTTATCAACGGAGATTCATGGATCCTGTCCATACCACCTACTGATGCTGAAACATTGCTATCAGTTTGA